GTCACCGCGAAGGACTTCGAGCGCGACATCATCAAGATTGGCCGTCTCGCCTCGGCACACCTGTGCCTGGAGGACGAGAAGGTCAGCCGCATCCACTCCGTCATCGAGGTCGCCGCCGACGGCAGCCTGTCCATCATCGACATGGGCAGCGTCGAGGGCACCTACGTCAACGGCAAGCGGGTCAACAAGGGCCAGCTGGTCTTCGGAGACGAGATCAAGGTGGGTGGCACCACCATCCGCCTGGAGAACCCGGCCGCCGTGGCCGCGGTGAACCTGGCGACCGCAGCCGCCACCGTTGCCCCCGCCGCGGCCGCGGTGGCTCCGGCGCCCGAGCGCCCGCTGGCCGCGGGCCTCGCGCAGGCCGCGACCCCGGCGCCGACGGTGACTCCCGCTCCCGTGGCGGTGGCGCCGCAGCCGGTGGCCGCTCCGGCTCCCGCTCCCGTGCAGAAGGCCGCGCCGCAGCCGGTGGCCGCGCCCGTGGCGCATGCCGAGGCCCCGGCCGCCGAGCCCGTTCCGCGCGTGCGCCGGGTGGCTCGCAAGGGCAGCGGTCCGCTCGGTCTGGGCCTGCACTTCATGTGGGGCGACCAGCGCGTGGGCGAGTTCTTCCTGCCGCCGGGCAAGAAGCAGTCCTTCACGGTGGGCAGCGCCAAGGGCGTCAACTTCATCATGGGCGACGCCAAGCTGGGCGGCGAGCGCTTCGAGGTGGTGCGCACGGATGGCCAGTCCTTCACCGTGCTCTTCACCGGCAAGATGAAGGGCGAGCTCACCCGCAAGGGCGAGACGATGGACCTCAAGGCCGTCATCGAGTCCGGCAAGGCCAACCACGAGGGCGAGGCCTACGCGCTCACCCTCAAGGACGATGACTTCATCTCGGTGGACCTGGGCGGCGTGACGCTCGAGGCCCTCTACGAGTCGGTGCCCAAGAAGGCCTTCGCGCCGCTGGGCGAGTCGGTGGACTTCACCGTCCTCAACATCTTCCTGCTGACGTTCTTCCTCGGCGCGATGTTCGTCATCGCCGCGGCCAACCATGCCGCCGCGGGCGATGAGTACGCGGACGAGCTGGCGGGCACCAACGCGCGCATCGCCAAGCTCATCGTCAAGCCGCCCGAGACGCAGAAGAACAAGTTCCTCGAGAAGCTCAACCAGCAGAAGGCCGAGAAGCAGGCCGAGAAGCAGGCCAAGAAGAAGGACGACGGGCAGACGAAGAAGGAAGTCGTCAAGCAGGCCACCCCGAACTCCAACCAGGCCAAGCCCGACAAGAAGGCCGTGGCCAAGAACATGGCCGCGAAGATCTTCGGTGGTAAGGGCGGCGCCGCGAGCCTCTTCGGCGGTGGCGGCCTGGGCGGCGACCTGAAGGGCGCCATGGGCAACATGTTCGGCGCCAAGGTGGGCGCCGGTGGCGGCTTCGGCGGCCTCGGTCTGCGCGGCGGCAGCGGCGGTGGCGCGGGTGGCGGTGAGACCATCGGCATCGGCGCGGTCGGCACCAAGGGCCGCGGCGGTGGCATGGGTGGCTACGGCTCCGGCGTGGGCGGACTGGGCGGCAAGCAGAGCGTGGAAGTGGGCATCGCGGCCGAGGACGCCACGGTGTCGGGCTCGCTCGACAAGGAGCTCATCCGCCAGGTCATCCAGCGCAACAAGGGGCAGATCCGCTTCTGCTACGAGAGCCTGCTCAACCGCTACCCGAAGCTGGGCGGCAAGGTGTCCATCCGCTTCACCATCGCCTCCGAGGGCAACGTGGTGACGTCGTCGGTGGCCCAGTCCACCGCGGGCAACTCGGAGCTGGAGCAGTGCGTGGCCGGCCGCGTGCGCACCTGGTCCTTCCCCAAGCCCAAGGGCGGTGGCTCGGTGGTCGTCACCTATCCGTTCCTCTTCAAGGCGGCTGGTGAGTAGCCGGGTAGCCTCCCGCTGAGTGAAAAGGTTCAGGTGGGCGGTTCCCGTTTCGACGGGGCCGCCCATCTTGCTTTTTGGCGCTGGTGTCTCCGCCCTCCTGGGCTAACGTCCGCCCCCGTATGAAAGCCTTCCGCCCCTTCGTCGTTTGCGCTGCTCTGGCGATCCCCGCTCTTGCGAATGCGCAGGCCGCCGGTGACAGGCCAGCCGAGACCTTCAATGAGATCGAGCGCGGTCTCTACTTCTCGGTGTTCGGTGGCCCCTCGTTCATCGTCAATCCGCCCGCCTCCGAGGGTCCTCGTCCCTTCTCATCCGGGCAGATGGCCCAGGTGGAGGTGGGCGTGGACATTGGCGAGCGCCTGTCGCTCGGCCTCTTCGTGCTGGGCTCCTCCAATCGCGCCGGCTCGGACTACGTGGGCAACTCGGGCGGCACGGCCTCCGGAGACTTCTCCATGCTGGTGCCCGGCGCCGTGGTGCGCGCGCACCTGGTGGGCTTCGCCGATGCCCAGGAGGTCAAGCGCACGTGGATCTACGTCCGCGCCGGCGCTGGTTATGCCTTGTTCAGGCCCAAGCAGCTCCTCCCGGATCCCGACATTCTGGTTTTCGCGGGACCGGGTCTGGAGTACTACACACGCCTTCGTCACTTCTCGGTGGGTATCGAGGTGACGGGGTCGTTCCTCGTCAAGTCTCAGTCATTCGGGTTCGCGGTGACGCCGAACCTTCGCTACGCGTTCTAGCGGGAGAGTCACGTGCCTCAGGAGAATGGAAGCGGTGGGCCTCGTGGTGGGAGGGGTCGGGAGGGTGGTGCCCCCGGTCAGGGTCCTCGTCGAGAGGGTCCGGGTGGTGGTTTTGGTGGTCGCGATGGGGGAGGTCGGGGTCGGGGTGATGGCCCCGGGCGTGGCCGCGGTCGGGATCGCGCCGAGGGGCCCGTCGGCCCCGGTCAGCGCGTCATCGCCGAGCTGAGCACCCTCGAGAAGGCGCTGGGCAAGTCGGACTTCGCGGCCCAGAAGGCGCCGCTCGAGGCGATCGTCCGCTCGCTGCGGTCCATGCGGGTGAAGTCGATCGACGAGCTGGAGCTCAACGTCAAGGGCCGGCTCATCACCACGCTGCTGCGCGTGCAGCGTCAGGTCAAGCCGCCCATGCCCGAGACGTCGGCCGCTCCCGCGGGTGAGGCTGGCTCCGCCGAAGCCGGTGCCGCGGCCGAGGCCACGCAGGCTCCCGCGGCCAGCGAGCCGGCGCAGGCGGACGCGGGGGCGAGCGAAGGCTCTCCGGCAGCCGCTCCGGAGCAGGCCGCCGCGGGTGCACCCGCGGAAGGCGCCGCTCCGCAGGCTCCGGCGGCGGATCCGGTGAAGGAGAAGTACGCCGCCTACGTGGACGTCATGTACCTGGTGGGCCGCGCCTGGCGCGCCGCCGGAGATCAGGAGCGTGCCTCGGCGGCCTTCGCGCTGAGCGGCCGCGAGCCGCAGCCCGAGCGTGAGGAGCCCGCCGCCAAGCCGGCGGGTGAGCGCGGCGAGCGGCGTGAGGGTGGTCGCGAGGGCCGTGAGGGTGGTCGCGAGGGCCGCGATCGTCGTGAGCGCGGCGAGCGCGGCGAGCGGCGTGAGGGTGGTCGCGAGGCCCGTGAGGGTGGCCGCGAGGGTGAGCGCCGGGAGCGTCGCGAGCGGGGTGAGCGCGGCGAGCGGCGTGAGGGTGGCCGCGAGGGCCGTGAGGGCGAGCGCCGGCAGCCGCTGCCCGAGCTGACGGGCGACTGGCAGGAGCAGTCGAAGCAGCTCGAGACGATGGGCCGCACCCGCGACGCGGCGCGCATGCACGAGCGCAACAACTCCTTCGCCGAGGCCGCCCGGCTCTTCGAGGCCGGCGGGGACGTGAAGAGCGCGCTGCGCAACGCGCTGGCGGGCAAGGACAACGACGCCGCGCGCCGCCTCATGGCGACGGTGCCGCCGGAGCAGCTCGCGCAGACGCTCGAGAAGGCGGGTGCCTACGAGCTGCTGATGGAGATCTACATCGGCAAGGGTGACTTCGAGAACGTCGCCCGGCTGTACGAGCGTGCCCGTCAGTTCGACCAGGCGGCGCTCGCCTATGAGCGCGCGGGCAAGCTGTCCCTGGCGCGCAAGGCGTACGAGCGCACCCGTGACTTCGCGGCGGCCAACCGCATCCGCGACCTCGAGGTGAAGGCCCTGGTGGAGCGGGGAGACCGGCTCGGTGCCGCCACCCTGCTGGTGAACGCCGGCCGTGGCAAGGAGGCCGTGGACGTGCTCGGCACCCTGCCGCCGCCCAAGGCCTTCCACTTCCTCCAGCGGCTGAAGCTGGAGGAGGAGGCCAAGGCGCTCGCCCAGAAGGAACTGGCCCGCGCCGAGGCGGAGAACAAGCCCGCCGGCCGCGCCCGGTGGCTGGAGCTGCTCGGAGAGGCCGCCACCGCGGCGACGCTCTACGAGGAGATCGGCCGCAAGGAGAAGGCCATGGGGCTGTACGAGCAGATCGGCCACCTGCCGAAGGCCGCCGCCCTGGCGGAGGAGCTCCAGCTGAGGGACAAGGCGACCGAGCTGTACAAGAAGCTCGGAGATGAGGCGGGCGTGCAGCGCGCCCAGGCCCTGCCGGCCACGCCGCCCCCCAAGCGGCCCGCCGATGCCGCCGCGGCCGCCGAGGAGGCCGCCGAGACGGGCGCCGAGGGCACCCAGGGTGTCGAGGGCAGCTCGTCCGCTCCTGCTGCAAACGAGCAAGAAAGCCAATAAATCTCGACAGTTGGCGGGATTTGCGCGATTGCGGGGGGTGGTGAGCGGGCTGTAGAGTCCCGCTCTCCGCCCCCTTTCTTTTCGCGAGGCCCGCCTTACATGGACCAGCCGAACCTCCGTCGACCCGCCGAGCGTGTCGTTTCCGACCGGCCTTTCGCCGAAGCGGAAGCCGCACTCGAGAAGGCAGGCCGAGTCGAGGACCTCATCCGTCTCTACGAGGGACGCGCGCGGGAGACTCCCGCTGCCGAGGCGACGCGGGTACTGGTTCGCGCGGCACAGCTCTCCTACGAGCGGTTGCGCAACCCGGCCCGCTCGGAAGAGCTGCTGCGGCGCGCGCTGCTGATCGCCGAGGACGTGCGCCCCGTGTTGCGCGGGCTGAGGACCGTCTACGAGGCGCGCCAGGACATGGCCGGGCTCGTCGACGTGCTGGAGCGGCTGGGCTCCATGACGCAGGGGGAGGAGGCCGCATCCTCCTTCATGAAGGCGGCC
This is a stretch of genomic DNA from Archangium violaceum. It encodes these proteins:
- the cglE gene encoding adventurous gliding motility protein CglE, with product MKAFRPFVVCAALAIPALANAQAAGDRPAETFNEIERGLYFSVFGGPSFIVNPPASEGPRPFSSGQMAQVEVGVDIGERLSLGLFVLGSSNRAGSDYVGNSGGTASGDFSMLVPGAVVRAHLVGFADAQEVKRTWIYVRAGAGYALFRPKQLLPDPDILVFAGPGLEYYTRLRHFSVGIEVTGSFLVKSQSFGFAVTPNLRYAF
- a CDS encoding DEAD/DEAH box helicase, which codes for MRVKSIDELELNVKGRLITTLLRVQRQVKPPMPETSAAPAGEAGSAEAGAAAEATQAPAASEPAQADAGASEGSPAAAPEQAAAGAPAEGAAPQAPAADPVKEKYAAYVDVMYLVGRAWRAAGDQERASAAFALSGREPQPEREEPAAKPAGERGERREGGREGREGGREGRDRRERGERGERREGGREAREGGREGERRERRERGERGERREGGREGREGERRQPLPELTGDWQEQSKQLETMGRTRDAARMHERNNSFAEAARLFEAGGDVKSALRNALAGKDNDAARRLMATVPPEQLAQTLEKAGAYELLMEIYIGKGDFENVARLYERARQFDQAALAYERAGKLSLARKAYERTRDFAAANRIRDLEVKALVERGDRLGAATLLVNAGRGKEAVDVLGTLPPPKAFHFLQRLKLEEEAKALAQKELARAEAENKPAGRARWLELLGEAATAATLYEEIGRKEKAMGLYEQIGHLPKAAALAEELQLRDKATELYKKLGDEAGVQRAQALPATPPPKRPADAAAAAEEAAETGAEGTQGVEGSSSAPAANEQESQ
- the gltG gene encoding adventurous gliding motility protein GltG translates to MPVPLTLKVFKGDTLVTAKDFERDIIKIGRLASAHLCLEDEKVSRIHSVIEVAADGSLSIIDMGSVEGTYVNGKRVNKGQLVFGDEIKVGGTTIRLENPAAVAAVNLATAAATVAPAAAAVAPAPERPLAAGLAQAATPAPTVTPAPVAVAPQPVAAPAPAPVQKAAPQPVAAPVAHAEAPAAEPVPRVRRVARKGSGPLGLGLHFMWGDQRVGEFFLPPGKKQSFTVGSAKGVNFIMGDAKLGGERFEVVRTDGQSFTVLFTGKMKGELTRKGETMDLKAVIESGKANHEGEAYALTLKDDDFISVDLGGVTLEALYESVPKKAFAPLGESVDFTVLNIFLLTFFLGAMFVIAAANHAAAGDEYADELAGTNARIAKLIVKPPETQKNKFLEKLNQQKAEKQAEKQAKKKDDGQTKKEVVKQATPNSNQAKPDKKAVAKNMAAKIFGGKGGAASLFGGGGLGGDLKGAMGNMFGAKVGAGGGFGGLGLRGGSGGGAGGGETIGIGAVGTKGRGGGMGGYGSGVGGLGGKQSVEVGIAAEDATVSGSLDKELIRQVIQRNKGQIRFCYESLLNRYPKLGGKVSIRFTIASEGNVVTSSVAQSTAGNSELEQCVAGRVRTWSFPKPKGGGSVVVTYPFLFKAAGE